A stretch of Rhododendron vialii isolate Sample 1 chromosome 4a, ASM3025357v1 DNA encodes these proteins:
- the LOC131322838 gene encoding classical arabinogalactan protein 26-like — protein sequence MICMASFWFLLPLTVAFMATSSLSLTSELNLETPSRASSISAAPAVLPGPPLSPPYTELSPDITPRLPSPGGELPSPTGSLIPTIPSNQSPPNPDEVAIVGPDSAISPSGSKLVSTASSLSVFGFLNLALLLGLMSNWR from the coding sequence ATGATTTGTATGGCTTCATTTTGGTTTCTCTTACCACTAACAGTGGCTTTCATGGCcacatcttctctctctttaacTTCTGAGCTGAATTTAGAAACCCCCTCCAGGGCCTCCTCTATTTCAGCAGCACCAGCAGTCTTGCCAGGCCCTCCACTCTCTCCTCCATACACAGAGTTGTCACCTGACATTACTCCTCGTTTGCCTTCACCAGGTGGTGAATTGCCTTCTCCAACTGGGTCTCTCATCCCCACCATTCCATCGAACCAGAGCCCACCGAACCCGGATGAGGTGGCCATTGTTGGCCCTGATTCTGCCATTTCGCCATCCGGGTCTAAATTGGTTTCGACTGCATCCTCTCTAAGTGTCTTTGGTTTTCTGAATTTAGCACTTCTATTGGGCTTGATGTCGAATTGGCGGTGA